In Candidatus Zixiibacteriota bacterium, a single genomic region encodes these proteins:
- a CDS encoding aspartate ammonia-lyase, with amino-acid sequence MSEHRTEKDSLGEVKVPKDAYWGAQTQRAIGNFPVSGHKPHPGFVWAGAAIKRAAAMVHKDLGLLPKENADAIIQAATEIMNGEMTNQFVVDVYQAGAGTSHHMNLNEVIANRALEIFGKQRTDYSVINPNDHVNMAQSTNDVIPTSIRIFILKDSVALLDILDRVERGFRDKAKEFDKILKSGRTHLQDAVPVRLGQEFGGYAETIKRGREKISAARDALCEIGLGGSAAGTGLNVHPEYRTRVAKALAEITGFPIKPTNDYFWAMQSMAQVADYSASLRNFAIELSRIMNDLRLLSSGPTTGIAEIILPPVQPGSSIMPGKVNPVMAEMMNMICFSVIGFHESVAWAAGAGQLELNVMMPLMAYAVGEQMKILTGGLDAFLTRCLTGIKPNEAACRVFLGKSLGLVTALNPIIGYM; translated from the coding sequence ATGTCAGAGCACAGAACAGAAAAGGATTCGCTGGGAGAGGTCAAGGTCCCGAAGGACGCATACTGGGGAGCGCAGACGCAACGAGCGATCGGCAATTTCCCGGTAAGCGGACACAAACCGCATCCCGGATTCGTTTGGGCAGGCGCAGCGATCAAACGCGCCGCCGCAATGGTGCATAAAGACTTGGGACTTCTTCCAAAAGAAAACGCCGACGCTATCATTCAGGCTGCAACGGAGATAATGAATGGCGAGATGACGAACCAGTTCGTGGTCGATGTCTATCAGGCGGGCGCAGGGACAAGCCACCACATGAATCTCAATGAAGTGATAGCCAACCGCGCACTCGAAATTTTCGGCAAGCAGCGCACGGACTACTCGGTCATTAATCCTAATGATCATGTCAACATGGCACAGTCGACCAACGATGTCATCCCGACATCGATCCGGATATTCATCCTCAAAGACAGTGTCGCGCTGCTTGATATACTCGACAGAGTCGAGAGGGGATTTCGTGACAAGGCGAAAGAATTCGACAAGATACTGAAATCCGGCAGGACGCATCTTCAGGATGCTGTGCCGGTACGACTTGGGCAGGAGTTCGGTGGCTATGCGGAGACGATCAAGCGTGGCCGCGAGAAAATCTCCGCCGCGCGCGACGCGCTCTGCGAAATCGGACTTGGCGGGAGCGCTGCGGGTACCGGACTGAATGTGCATCCGGAATATAGAACACGTGTTGCGAAAGCCCTTGCGGAAATCACGGGCTTTCCGATCAAACCGACAAACGATTACTTCTGGGCGATGCAATCGATGGCGCAGGTTGCCGACTATTCCGCGTCGCTCCGGAATTTTGCGATTGAATTGTCTCGAATAATGAACGATCTGCGGCTGCTGTCATCGGGGCCGACAACGGGCATCGCAGAAATTATCCTTCCACCGGTTCAGCCGGGATCGTCCATTATGCCGGGCAAAGTCAACCCAGTGATGGCTGAAATGATGAACATGATCTGTTTCAGTGTGATTGGGTTTCATGAATCGGTAGCATGGGCGGCGGGCGCCGGTCAGCTCGAACTCAATGTCATGATGCCGCTGATGGCGTATGCCGTCGGCGAGCAGATGAAGATTCTCACAGGCGGACTCGATGCATTTTTGACAAGATGCCTTACGGGTATCAAACCGAACGAGGCTGCTTGTCGTGTGTTTCTAGGGAAGAGCCTCGGTCTCGTGACAGCGCTCAATCCGATTATCGGATATATGAA